A genome region from Desulfurobacterium atlanticum includes the following:
- a CDS encoding integrase core domain-containing protein, with amino-acid sequence MGKVIKLVSDHGSQPTSKSFMKFCSEPGIKQILASYNNPKGNAETEKMIRTIKEEVICVNEFDSLDEAREKIKGFIEFYNREYPHLAIGYKSPSLCFKKWMEKEGGEKVA; translated from the coding sequence ATGGGCAAAGTGATAAAACTTGTCAGTGATCATGGAAGTCAACCTACGAGTAAAAGTTTTATGAAATTCTGTTCAGAACCTGGGATAAAGCAAATACTTGCAAGCTATAACAATCCGAAGGGGAATGCAGAGACTGAAAAGATGATAAGGACTATTAAAGAAGAGGTTATCTGTGTTAATGAATTTGACAGCCTGGATGAAGCAAGGGAAAAAATAAAGGGATTCATAGAGTTTTACAACAGGGAGTATCCTCATTTAGCTATTGGTTATAAATCTCCTTCTCTTTGTTTTAAGAAATGGATGGAAAAAGAAGGAGGTGAAAAAGTTGCATAG
- a CDS encoding HNH endonuclease family protein: MPDPLFQHYLNQSIYDNPATKFILWEYEKHKDPTFEECNYSLYMDCQKEHIFAQNPKPTFPSYGFNNEEEYFANIDRLGNLCLLEGKLNKQCQNKLPDQKKQYYQQSKIKRTKQLGFSIDNKGLNKSEIDKITQDIIDFCLVRWKI; the protein is encoded by the coding sequence ATGCCTGATCCATTATTCCAGCATTACCTAAATCAGAGTATTTATGATAATCCCGCTACAAAATTTATTTTATGGGAATATGAGAAGCACAAAGATCCCACTTTTGAAGAGTGCAATTACAGCTTATATATGGATTGCCAAAAAGAACATATTTTTGCTCAGAATCCAAAACCTACATTTCCATCATATGGATTTAACAATGAGGAAGAATATTTTGCAAATATTGATAGATTAGGCAATTTATGTTTACTAGAGGGAAAACTGAATAAACAATGCCAGAACAAATTACCCGATCAAAAAAAGCAATACTATCAACAGTCCAAAATAAAAAGAACCAAACAGTTAGGTTTTAGTATAGACAATAAAGGCTTAAATAAATCTGAGATTGATAAAATAACGCAGGACATTATAGACTTTTGCTTAGTTAGATGGAAAATATGA
- a CDS encoding ATP-dependent helicase has protein sequence MIENLIKELNPQQKEAVTYFDSPLLILAGAGSGKTRVITYKIAYMIEKFNYEPERILAVTFTNKAAHEMKERVGQLLKGKADVFVSTFHSFCVKLLKSHSVRIGFKPNFLIIDTDDKKSVLKEILKELNLDTELYNPSLIGSMISNVKNGMVSIENFELKGYDRVIEIFELYNKKLKEMNAFDFDDLLLYGKKLLTEHEDIKNRYVDYFRYVLIDEYQDTNAIQYEITKALTLEKGNVCVVGDEDQCIYTWRGANINNILNFEKDFPHAKVVKLEKNYRCSGVILSAANAVIANNTIRKGKKLFTDNEDGEPIRLFEASTDQEEALFVGKTVKKLINTGFKPSEIAIFYRTNSQSRIVEDALRREGINYQIVGGLKFYERKEIKDIIAYMRVILFEEDKLSLFRILNVPKRGLGQAAEERLKKLLDEGYSNIEALNRIVLESPLRQREGFKEILEIIEAGKEKLETLKPYEFIKFITAISRYEDYLRKEYREDWETRVENITELGNTLEEFAERSGLSGEELYLEFLNTVTLSSDQDEMEDGEKVTLMTIHASKGLEFPVVFITGLEEGLFPHARSLDANEQIEEERRLFYVAITRAKKVLVLSYARSRRFFGSYRPTEKSRFIDEIPSHLIKPVSRKTSGEKTQASSVSSISSRSSIKKKPKIVFHKKFGKGIVKRVEGAGDTAKVTAYFANFGEKTIVMKFLKVLA, from the coding sequence ATGATAGAAAATCTTATAAAAGAGTTAAATCCACAACAGAAAGAAGCTGTTACATATTTTGACTCTCCTCTTTTAATTCTTGCAGGTGCAGGTTCTGGTAAAACAAGAGTTATTACTTATAAAATAGCTTACATGATAGAGAAGTTTAACTATGAGCCTGAGAGAATCCTTGCAGTGACTTTTACAAATAAAGCTGCTCATGAGATGAAGGAGCGGGTTGGTCAGCTTCTTAAAGGAAAGGCTGATGTTTTCGTTTCAACATTTCATTCTTTTTGTGTAAAGCTTTTAAAATCTCATAGTGTAAGAATTGGCTTTAAACCAAACTTTTTAATTATAGATACTGACGATAAAAAAAGTGTCTTAAAGGAAATTCTCAAAGAACTCAACCTTGATACAGAACTTTACAATCCATCTCTCATCGGCTCAATGATAAGTAATGTTAAAAACGGAATGGTTTCAATAGAAAACTTTGAACTAAAAGGTTACGACAGAGTTATTGAAATCTTTGAACTCTATAACAAGAAACTTAAAGAGATGAACGCTTTTGATTTTGATGATCTTCTACTTTATGGAAAAAAATTATTAACAGAACATGAGGACATAAAGAACAGATATGTTGATTATTTCAGATATGTTCTGATAGATGAGTATCAGGATACAAACGCCATCCAGTATGAAATCACAAAAGCTCTTACCCTTGAAAAAGGTAATGTGTGTGTTGTGGGAGATGAAGACCAGTGTATCTATACATGGAGAGGAGCCAATATTAACAACATTTTAAATTTTGAAAAAGATTTTCCACATGCAAAAGTTGTAAAACTTGAGAAAAATTATAGGTGTTCTGGTGTTATTCTTTCTGCAGCAAACGCTGTTATAGCAAATAACACTATAAGAAAAGGAAAAAAGCTTTTTACTGATAATGAAGATGGTGAGCCGATAAGACTTTTTGAAGCTTCTACTGACCAGGAAGAAGCTTTGTTTGTGGGAAAGACGGTTAAAAAGCTTATCAATACAGGTTTTAAACCTTCAGAAATAGCCATCTTTTACAGGACAAACTCTCAATCAAGAATAGTTGAAGATGCTTTAAGAAGAGAAGGGATAAACTATCAAATAGTTGGTGGATTGAAGTTTTACGAGCGAAAAGAAATCAAAGATATTATCGCTTATATGAGAGTTATTCTTTTTGAGGAGGATAAACTTTCTCTTTTCAGAATTTTAAATGTTCCCAAAAGGGGTCTTGGTCAGGCAGCTGAAGAGAGATTGAAAAAGTTGCTGGATGAAGGATATTCAAACATAGAAGCTTTAAATAGAATTGTATTAGAATCACCTTTAAGGCAGAGAGAAGGATTTAAAGAGATTCTTGAAATAATTGAAGCTGGTAAAGAAAAGTTAGAAACACTTAAACCTTACGAATTCATAAAATTTATCACCGCCATTTCAAGATATGAAGATTATTTGAGGAAAGAGTACAGAGAGGATTGGGAAACACGGGTTGAAAACATTACAGAACTTGGAAATACCCTTGAAGAGTTTGCAGAAAGAAGCGGTCTGTCAGGAGAAGAACTTTACCTTGAGTTTCTAAACACTGTTACCTTATCTTCTGATCAGGATGAAATGGAAGATGGAGAAAAGGTTACTTTGATGACAATTCATGCATCTAAAGGTCTTGAGTTTCCTGTGGTCTTCATAACAGGGCTTGAGGAAGGTCTATTTCCCCATGCTCGTTCACTTGATGCAAATGAACAGATTGAAGAGGAGAGAAGGCTTTTTTATGTTGCCATAACAAGAGCTAAAAAAGTGCTTGTTCTTTCCTATGCTAGGAGCAGGAGATTTTTCGGTTCATACAGACCAACTGAAAAATCCCGGTTTATTGATGAAATTCCTTCCCATCTTATAAAACCGGTTTCAAGGAAAACATCAGGAGAAAAAACTCAAGCATCTTCGGTCTCTTCTATCTCTTCCAGGTCTTCTATAAAGAAAAAACCGAAAATAGTTTTTCATAAAAAATTTGGAAAGGGAATTGTTAAAAGGGTTGAAGGGGCTGGGGATACAGCGAAAGTTACTGCATACTTTGCAAATTTTGGTGAAAAAACAATTGTTATGAAATTTTTAAAAGTTCTTGCGTAA
- the thrB gene encoding homoserine kinase yields the protein MSFKVSVPASTSNIGPGFDALGLALTLYNDFFVEPSNSYCVDIEGEGVSNLPKDESNLFLRAYKSTSEYLGFSQPISVKLVNRIPLGRGLGSSATAIVGGILAAEKIAGKKLSLPEVIDVAFKFEPHPDNVLPAYTGGFVVAATNGDLSYVRLDFPEELKVIVVVPELFLSTEDSRAVLPPGYSRDDVIFNIQRVGLLMGALQKKDFSLLKEAVKDRIHQPYRGDIIPGFWDVLSQGYKEGAYAVYLSGAGSCIGALADNNFDNIGKAMCDVFESLGIEAKYLVLDVDKEGARVEEVK from the coding sequence ATGAGTTTTAAAGTTTCTGTGCCTGCTTCTACAAGTAATATCGGTCCTGGCTTTGATGCTCTTGGGCTTGCTTTGACTCTTTATAACGATTTTTTTGTTGAACCGTCAAACAGTTACTGCGTTGATATTGAAGGAGAAGGTGTTTCTAATCTTCCAAAAGATGAGTCAAACCTTTTTCTTAGGGCTTATAAAAGCACTTCGGAGTATCTTGGTTTTTCTCAACCTATTAGTGTTAAATTGGTAAATCGTATTCCTCTTGGAAGAGGTCTTGGTAGCTCTGCCACTGCCATTGTAGGAGGTATTTTGGCAGCTGAAAAGATAGCCGGGAAAAAGCTGTCACTTCCTGAAGTTATAGATGTTGCATTTAAATTTGAACCTCATCCTGATAATGTTTTGCCAGCATATACAGGTGGATTTGTAGTCGCTGCAACAAACGGAGACCTTTCCTATGTTAGACTTGACTTTCCTGAAGAACTCAAGGTAATTGTGGTTGTTCCAGAGCTTTTTCTATCAACTGAAGATTCAAGAGCTGTTCTTCCACCTGGATATTCAAGAGATGATGTTATTTTTAACATTCAACGAGTAGGGCTTTTAATGGGTGCTTTACAGAAGAAAGATTTTTCCCTTTTAAAGGAAGCTGTTAAGGATAGGATTCACCAGCCGTATAGGGGAGATATCATACCCGGTTTCTGGGATGTTTTATCTCAGGGATATAAAGAAGGAGCTTATGCTGTCTATCTTTCTGGAGCTGGCAGCTGTATAGGTGCTCTTGCAGATAATAATTTTGATAATATTGGGAAGGCTATGTGTGATGTTTTTGAAAGTCTTGGAATAGAAGCAAAGTATCTTGTTCTTGATGTTGATAAAGAAGGTGCAAGGGTTGAAGAAGTAAAATGA
- a CDS encoding response regulator, producing the protein MDNTTLSKNDNIKIGNAVFHIQTEFYKTSGEVVTLIFRNGEVVKRIENVPENENPSEAVEKQHLMVINKLLSSIKKESSNAENLKKELLLVEEPVSGNTVDFFKVLVSQIVKREDFLFAKIVDVNGKVVLEIKNKHEEIQEEMVETFIDGFLAEERNFYHMEDEGLFLYGFKLSDGSIVVIGFRKRKVKSELYEIVKRASDSYCLKPSCKRCISILIVEDVLFTRLVMRETFKLISKNLDGLCFKEIDEAESLGDALEFLKKKHYDIVITDINLGDGLGIDVARYIKEHNLNTKVVALTMYPKEYEKYKDLFDEFLAKPITPDELKNKLLYMFRSA; encoded by the coding sequence ATGGATAATACAACTCTATCAAAAAATGATAACATAAAAATTGGTAATGCTGTGTTTCATATTCAGACAGAGTTTTATAAAACTTCTGGAGAAGTTGTAACTCTTATATTTAGAAATGGTGAGGTTGTTAAAAGAATAGAGAATGTTCCTGAAAATGAAAATCCGAGTGAGGCAGTTGAAAAACAACATCTTATGGTTATAAATAAGCTTCTCTCTTCTATTAAAAAAGAATCTTCAAATGCTGAAAATTTAAAAAAGGAGCTTCTTTTGGTAGAGGAGCCTGTGTCAGGAAATACTGTGGACTTTTTTAAGGTATTGGTTTCTCAAATAGTCAAAAGAGAGGATTTTCTGTTTGCAAAGATAGTAGATGTAAATGGTAAAGTTGTTCTTGAAATAAAGAATAAACATGAAGAAATACAAGAAGAAATGGTGGAAACTTTTATTGACGGTTTTCTGGCAGAAGAAAGGAACTTTTACCATATGGAAGATGAAGGTCTTTTCCTTTATGGATTTAAGCTATCCGATGGAAGTATTGTTGTTATAGGTTTTAGAAAAAGAAAAGTTAAGTCTGAACTTTATGAAATTGTAAAAAGGGCTTCTGACTCTTACTGTTTGAAACCTTCCTGTAAAAGATGTATTTCTATTCTCATTGTTGAAGATGTTCTTTTCACAAGACTTGTGATGAGAGAAACTTTTAAGTTAATTTCTAAAAATCTTGATGGTTTATGTTTTAAGGAGATAGATGAAGCTGAATCTCTCGGCGATGCTCTTGAATTTTTAAAGAAGAAACATTATGACATTGTTATTACAGATATAAATCTTGGAGATGGTCTTGGAATAGATGTTGCACGATACATAAAAGAACACAACTTAAATACTAAAGTTGTTGCCCTTACAATGTATCCTAAAGAGTATGAAAAGTATAAAGATCTGTTTGATGAGTTTCTTGCAAAACCGATAACTCCTGACGAGCTTAAAAATAAACTTCTATATATGTTTAGATCGGCGTAA
- a CDS encoding GGDEF domain-containing protein encodes MCHNLAKKIDKKDSYYLLIPYRICFLRNIEIVTLFCFIFVGFIPAHYFEKQIIEQGIAAAIFLTIFSIFLYRLEKYYFSAIVFISSIVMVCFSILLQREHSLYMWFITVPMLSILLLPFKDAVMFITLFIFGFLYTGIYIHNHDIRAFAYYFINLTAFIVVSSVGAFVLKRIVEENFIQLIELSIKDPLTGAYNRYAFLDFINEEMERAKRYGFSISIIMFDIDDFKKINDTHGHLKGDEVLKEIARLVRENIRKCDKLVRWGGEEFIILCPHIGVEEAEKLAEKLRRLIENNDFGIKVTVSFGVAEVDFEKGIDDAINKADEALYHSKRSGKNKVSVFSLSC; translated from the coding sequence ATGTGCCATAATCTGGCAAAAAAAATAGATAAAAAAGACAGTTATTATTTACTAATTCCCTATAGAATTTGTTTTCTAAGAAACATTGAAATTGTCACTCTTTTCTGTTTTATTTTTGTTGGTTTTATTCCCGCGCATTACTTTGAAAAACAGATAATAGAGCAGGGAATAGCAGCTGCCATTTTTCTAACCATTTTTTCCATTTTTCTATATAGACTGGAAAAGTATTATTTTTCTGCTATTGTCTTTATCTCATCTATTGTAATGGTGTGTTTTTCTATTCTTCTTCAAAGAGAGCATTCACTTTACATGTGGTTCATCACCGTTCCAATGCTTTCAATTCTTCTTTTGCCGTTTAAAGATGCAGTAATGTTTATCACTTTATTTATTTTTGGATTTCTTTATACAGGAATATATATTCACAATCATGATATTAGAGCATTTGCTTATTACTTCATCAATTTAACAGCATTTATAGTTGTTTCTTCTGTGGGAGCTTTTGTTTTAAAGAGAATAGTTGAGGAAAATTTCATTCAACTGATAGAGCTTTCAATTAAAGACCCTTTAACGGGAGCTTACAACAGATATGCGTTTCTTGATTTTATTAATGAAGAGATGGAGAGAGCTAAAAGATATGGGTTTTCCATATCCATAATAATGTTTGATATTGATGACTTTAAAAAGATAAATGACACCCACGGTCATTTGAAAGGAGATGAGGTTTTAAAAGAGATAGCACGGCTTGTCAGAGAAAACATAAGGAAATGTGATAAACTTGTAAGATGGGGTGGAGAGGAGTTTATTATTCTCTGTCCTCATATTGGTGTTGAAGAAGCGGAAAAATTAGCAGAAAAGTTAAGGAGATTGATAGAAAACAATGATTTTGGAATCAAAGTTACAGTAAGTTTTGGTGTTGCTGAAGTAGATTTTGAGAAAGGTATTGATGATGCCATCAATAAAGCTGATGAAGCTCTTTATCATTCTAAACGTTCAGGTAAAAATAAAGTTTCAGTTTTTTCCTTAAGTTGCTAA
- a CDS encoding DUF4911 domain-containing protein: MIKGRNLLCKVSVKDIAFINAIFEWYHEVGTVRTRDRKNGIIEIWLSPDFYEEGLKAIEYLKNEGFVQKIEILEEVGDNWHRE; the protein is encoded by the coding sequence ATGATTAAAGGACGAAATTTATTATGTAAGGTAAGCGTAAAGGATATAGCATTTATCAACGCCATATTTGAATGGTATCACGAAGTAGGAACAGTAAGAACACGGGATAGAAAAAACGGGATTATAGAAATCTGGCTCTCTCCAGACTTTTACGAAGAAGGACTGAAAGCTATAGAGTATTTAAAAAATGAAGGTTTTGTGCAGAAAATTGAAATCCTTGAAGAAGTTGGAGACAACTGGCACAGAGAATAA
- the pstS gene encoding phosphate ABC transporter substrate-binding protein PstS: MKKMKKATVAALTVAVTAGTVFASATTAKAWTINGAGATFPYPVYVEWAKEFKRATGNKVNYQGIGSGGGIKQVTDRVVDFGGSDKMLKPKDLDKRRLYQFPAVIGSIMVVYNLPGVGDKELKLSNKAVSDIFMGKIRYWDDKEIKADNPYVKLPHLPITVVHRSEGSGTTWNFTYWLAHISPEWKEKVGYGKVVRWPTGIGAKGNAGVTNYVKRIPGAIGYVEYAYKKQNNLSAAVLKTADGHWVEPSDESFKAAAAHGKWTKRTHFYIDGNLLLAPGRNSWPLTVATMILLPREKKERNKLVTEFFDWAFKHGDRAAERLGYVPLPSEVKSMIRSYWSEVVFK, from the coding sequence ATGAAAAAGATGAAAAAAGCTACAGTTGCAGCTTTAACAGTTGCAGTAACAGCAGGAACAGTATTCGCATCAGCAACTACTGCAAAAGCTTGGACAATCAATGGTGCTGGTGCTACATTTCCTTACCCTGTTTACGTTGAGTGGGCTAAAGAGTTTAAGAGAGCTACAGGAAACAAAGTTAACTATCAGGGAATCGGTTCTGGTGGCGGTATCAAGCAGGTAACAGACAGAGTTGTTGATTTCGGCGGTTCTGACAAGATGCTCAAGCCAAAAGACCTTGATAAAAGAAGACTTTACCAGTTCCCAGCAGTAATCGGTTCTATTATGGTTGTTTACAACCTTCCGGGAGTTGGTGACAAGGAACTTAAACTTTCAAACAAAGCAGTTTCTGATATCTTTATGGGTAAAATAAGATACTGGGATGACAAAGAAATCAAAGCGGATAACCCATACGTTAAACTTCCACATCTTCCAATAACTGTTGTTCACAGGTCTGAAGGTTCAGGTACAACATGGAACTTTACATACTGGCTTGCTCATATTTCTCCTGAGTGGAAAGAGAAAGTTGGATATGGAAAAGTTGTTAGATGGCCTACTGGAATTGGAGCTAAAGGAAACGCAGGTGTAACAAACTATGTTAAAAGAATTCCAGGTGCTATAGGGTATGTTGAGTATGCTTACAAGAAGCAGAACAACCTTTCTGCTGCCGTTCTTAAAACAGCTGATGGACACTGGGTAGAGCCAAGTGATGAGTCTTTCAAGGCTGCTGCTGCTCACGGAAAGTGGACAAAGAGAACACACTTTTACATTGATGGAAACCTTCTTCTTGCACCGGGAAGAAACAGCTGGCCTTTAACAGTTGCTACAATGATTCTTCTTCCAAGAGAAAAGAAAGAAAGAAACAAACTTGTTACAGAATTCTTTGACTGGGCATTTAAGCACGGAGACAGAGCTGCTGAAAGACTTGGTTATGTTCCACTTCCATCTGAAGTTAAAAGCATGATAAGAAGCTACTGGAGCGAAGTTGTTTTTAAGTAA
- a CDS encoding sensor histidine kinase, whose translation MREIKSKPSGVLDTSLNLDTLKAINTVSDRIIFIDKKGNIIGTSEKIWDRYPYLSIIKLYESLKKGKKEATAEFEDRGRNIKIKAKAFNEVYLLELEDITSDVYIEEFKKKIISTISHELKTPLTIVRGYVELLSLDAESDLTEKILNQIDKVINIVNSVSLLMKGQKGNFEPVDVKSVVSEITEQLKDKISLKDIKLEVEIDENIIVVAEKILFRQMIINLLDNAIKFTEKGKIGLKIYKKGNDIILEVNDTGRGIPEHIQPFIFEKFVKEKESPGLGIGLSLVKTIVKHHGWEIDFVSKTGEGTTFFVKMPAKS comes from the coding sequence ATGAGGGAAATAAAATCAAAACCGTCTGGGGTGTTGGATACAAGTTTGAATCTTGACACTCTAAAAGCTATAAATACCGTTTCTGATAGGATAATTTTCATTGATAAAAAAGGGAATATTATTGGAACATCCGAAAAGATATGGGACAGATATCCCTATCTTTCTATAATAAAACTTTACGAAAGTCTTAAAAAGGGGAAAAAAGAAGCAACAGCTGAGTTTGAAGACAGGGGAAGAAATATTAAGATAAAAGCTAAAGCATTTAATGAAGTGTATCTCCTTGAACTGGAAGACATTACATCGGATGTTTATATAGAAGAGTTTAAGAAAAAGATCATCTCCACAATTTCTCACGAGCTTAAAACTCCCCTGACAATTGTTAGAGGTTATGTTGAGCTTCTCTCCCTTGATGCTGAATCCGATTTAACCGAGAAAATTTTAAACCAGATAGACAAGGTAATAAACATTGTAAACTCTGTAAGTTTACTTATGAAAGGACAAAAGGGAAACTTTGAACCTGTAGATGTAAAGTCGGTGGTTTCTGAAATAACTGAACAACTAAAAGATAAAATCTCTCTAAAAGATATTAAACTTGAAGTTGAAATTGATGAAAATATCATCGTAGTTGCGGAAAAAATCCTTTTCAGACAGATGATAATCAATCTTCTCGATAACGCAATAAAGTTTACAGAAAAAGGTAAAATCGGTTTAAAAATCTACAAGAAAGGAAACGATATTATTTTAGAGGTCAATGACACAGGCAGAGGAATTCCCGAACACATACAGCCATTCATATTTGAAAAATTTGTAAAAGAGAAAGAAAGTCCGGGCCTTGGGATAGGTCTTTCCCTTGTTAAAACAATAGTGAAGCATCACGGCTGGGAAATAGATTTTGTTTCAAAAACTGGAGAGGGGACAACATTTTTTGTTAAGATGCCAGCAAAATCTTAA